In a single window of the Propionispora vibrioides genome:
- a CDS encoding sensor histidine kinase has product MAEERLRPDPDELLGSIKKAARGKLTVFLGAVAGVGKTYKMLEAAHERKADGVRVLTGWIETHGRPETERLAAGIPGIPPRELVYRDRVMQEMDIDAVLLQQPELVLVDELAHTNIPGSRHVRRYQDVEELLVAGIHVYTTVNIQHMESLNDVVAQITGVIVRETVPDYVLAQADNIQLIDIPPEELIKRLQEGKVYRQGQVQQALKNFFRLGNINALRELALRFTASRVDQDLNEYMRQKQIAGPWPAAGRIMVCVSPSPFSAQLIRAAHRFASGLHAEFLAVHIETAQRRFPLGDKERDRIARNMRLAEELGARTLMVVGNDLVKEILEVARTHNVTAIVVGKSGNTHLQDLFRKSFVDRLIRASGGIHVYVIQGTVEEEKRPEIKTVIPTTSFAGMMPFAGGLAMTALVTLAGWLGRDHWELVNVALLYLLPVLLSAVWWGRWPSYFTAVISVSCFDYLFVPPLFTFSVYDFRFVWSFAIFLLVSFLIGGRTEWLRREAKAAQLRERGIRALYKFSREIAAVIDLEFICRELVRHAGETIGRDTLVLCPDKSGKLYLAGSYDSSRFALVEDFSLSDAEYAVAVWSYKNRRVAGCSTETLPGAENLYVPLTAGENVGGVFGVRIGTQPVTPEEKRLIDAWSGLAAMAIERVTLARQAQQAALVVESDRLRMALFNSVSHELRTPLATITGAVSTLLDPDIQYPEELRTELLETILYGAARMERVVNNLLDTARQESGMLQLKTDWCDIEDMVGSAWRRISERKQTHTLITKLPETLPLLRADCVLLEQVLINLLDNAIKYSPQGSPITVSAAQDGSQVVLSVRDEGPGIGREDRERIFEKFYRAPQVRKVSGTGLGLSICKGIVEAHKGVIWAENHPDGGAQISIRLPVSSDGTNP; this is encoded by the coding sequence ATGGCGGAGGAACGGCTGCGTCCCGATCCGGATGAACTGCTGGGAAGCATCAAAAAAGCGGCAAGAGGTAAGCTGACGGTATTTTTAGGTGCCGTTGCCGGTGTGGGAAAAACGTATAAAATGCTGGAAGCGGCCCATGAACGCAAAGCGGACGGTGTGCGTGTCCTGACCGGCTGGATTGAAACGCACGGCCGCCCGGAAACGGAAAGACTGGCGGCCGGCATACCCGGAATTCCGCCGCGGGAACTGGTATACCGGGACCGGGTCATGCAGGAAATGGATATTGATGCCGTGCTGCTGCAGCAACCCGAACTGGTGCTGGTGGACGAACTGGCTCATACCAATATTCCCGGCTCCCGCCATGTGCGAAGGTATCAGGATGTGGAAGAATTATTGGTTGCCGGCATCCACGTTTATACCACCGTCAATATTCAGCATATGGAGAGCCTGAACGATGTGGTAGCTCAAATTACCGGCGTGATTGTACGGGAAACGGTGCCTGATTATGTTCTGGCCCAGGCAGATAATATTCAGTTGATCGATATTCCGCCGGAGGAATTGATCAAGCGCCTGCAGGAGGGCAAGGTATACCGCCAGGGACAGGTGCAGCAGGCTTTAAAGAATTTTTTCCGCCTGGGCAACATCAACGCGCTGCGCGAGCTGGCCCTGCGCTTTACCGCCAGCCGGGTTGACCAGGACCTGAACGAGTACATGCGTCAGAAACAGATTGCCGGGCCCTGGCCGGCTGCCGGCCGCATCATGGTATGCGTAAGCCCCAGCCCTTTTTCCGCCCAACTGATCCGGGCGGCGCACCGGTTTGCCAGCGGCTTGCATGCCGAGTTTCTCGCCGTCCATATCGAGACGGCGCAGCGGCGCTTTCCTCTGGGCGATAAAGAACGGGACCGGATTGCCCGCAATATGCGGTTAGCCGAAGAACTGGGGGCCAGGACGCTTATGGTGGTAGGCAATGATCTGGTGAAGGAAATTCTGGAAGTAGCGCGAACCCATAATGTTACCGCCATCGTAGTCGGCAAATCGGGCAATACCCACCTGCAGGACCTTTTTCGCAAATCCTTTGTGGACCGGTTGATCCGGGCCAGCGGCGGTATTCATGTGTATGTCATCCAGGGGACGGTGGAAGAGGAAAAACGTCCCGAAATCAAGACGGTAATTCCTACTACTTCTTTTGCCGGGATGATGCCTTTTGCCGGCGGGCTGGCCATGACCGCTCTGGTCACCCTGGCAGGCTGGCTGGGCAGAGACCATTGGGAACTGGTCAATGTGGCGCTGCTATACCTGCTGCCGGTGCTGTTGTCCGCCGTTTGGTGGGGCCGGTGGCCTTCCTATTTCACAGCGGTGATCAGCGTATCATGTTTTGATTATTTGTTTGTCCCGCCGCTGTTTACCTTCTCCGTCTATGATTTTCGCTTTGTCTGGAGCTTCGCGATTTTTCTCTTGGTTTCTTTTTTGATTGGCGGCCGGACGGAATGGCTGCGGCGGGAGGCCAAAGCAGCTCAACTCAGGGAACGCGGTATCCGGGCCTTATATAAATTCAGCCGGGAAATCGCCGCCGTTATTGACCTGGAGTTTATTTGCCGGGAGCTGGTGCGGCACGCCGGCGAAACCATCGGACGGGATACGCTGGTACTGTGCCCGGATAAAAGCGGTAAGCTGTATCTGGCGGGAAGCTATGACAGCAGCCGGTTTGCTTTGGTTGAGGATTTTTCTTTATCCGACGCTGAATATGCCGTAGCGGTCTGGTCTTATAAAAATCGGCGGGTGGCAGGCTGTTCCACAGAAACGCTGCCGGGGGCTGAGAATCTCTATGTGCCGTTGACGGCCGGAGAAAACGTGGGCGGGGTGTTCGGGGTGCGCATCGGCACGCAGCCGGTGACTCCGGAGGAGAAACGCCTGATTGATGCCTGGTCCGGTTTGGCGGCCATGGCCATCGAGCGGGTAACCCTGGCCCGCCAGGCGCAGCAGGCTGCGTTAGTTGTAGAGTCGGACAGACTTCGGATGGCGCTCTTTAATTCGGTGTCCCATGAACTGCGGACGCCTTTGGCGACCATAACCGGAGCAGTGTCCACGTTGCTTGATCCGGATATTCAATACCCGGAGGAATTGCGGACCGAATTGTTGGAAACCATTTTGTATGGAGCGGCCCGGATGGAACGGGTAGTCAACAATCTGCTGGATACGGCCAGGCAGGAGAGCGGCATGCTGCAGCTAAAAACCGACTGGTGCGATATAGAGGATATGGTGGGATCGGCCTGGCGCCGTATTAGCGAAAGAAAACAAACTCATACATTAATTACTAAATTGCCGGAAACATTGCCTCTGCTCCGGGCCGACTGTGTTCTGCTGGAACAGGTGCTGATTAACCTGCTGGACAACGCGATCAAGTATTCACCGCAGGGAAGTCCCATTACCGTCAGCGCGGCGCAAGACGGGAGCCAGGTGGTGCTCAGTGTAAGGGATGAGGGGCCGGGAATCGGCAGGGAAGACCGGGAGCGCATCTTTGAAAAGTTTTACCGGGCCCCGCAGGTGCGAAAAGTGTCCGGCACCGGTTTAGGATTATCCATTTGTAAAGGTATTGTGGAAGCCCACAAAGGAGTTATCTGGGCGGAGAATCATCCTGACGGCGGTGCGCAAATCTCTATTCGCCTGCCGGTCTCCAGTGACGGCACAAATCCTTAA
- the kdpC gene encoding potassium-transporting ATPase subunit KdpC translates to MWKWVVTGLRMLAVFTLLTGFVYPLLVTGVAQLLFPAQANGSLVTKNGSPVGSRLIGQNFTGDKYFHGRPSAAGQDGYDGTASAGSNLGPTNQALLQAVAERLSQVRQENGLSQAAPVPADLVLASASGLDPHITPAAAYLQAARVARTRGRDVAEVERLIEAKTEGRLASVLGEERVNVLELNLALDESI, encoded by the coding sequence ATGTGGAAATGGGTGGTAACAGGACTAAGGATGTTGGCTGTATTTACTTTGCTGACAGGGTTTGTCTATCCTTTGCTGGTAACCGGGGTAGCGCAGCTTTTATTTCCCGCCCAGGCCAACGGGTCCCTGGTGACGAAAAACGGGAGTCCTGTAGGCTCGCGGCTGATTGGACAGAATTTTACCGGCGATAAATATTTTCACGGCCGCCCGTCGGCGGCCGGACAGGACGGCTATGACGGAACGGCTTCGGCGGGAAGTAATTTGGGCCCGACCAATCAGGCTTTGCTGCAGGCGGTGGCAGAACGGTTAAGCCAGGTTCGCCAGGAAAATGGGCTGAGCCAGGCAGCACCCGTTCCGGCCGACCTGGTGCTTGCCTCCGCCAGTGGGCTTGACCCGCATATCACACCGGCCGCCGCCTATCTGCAGGCGGCACGGGTGGCCAGGACCAGGGGGCGGGATGTGGCTGAAGTGGAGCGGCTGATTGAGGCGAAGACCGAAGGCCGGCTGGCCAGTGTGCTGGGTGAAGAACGGGTAAATGTGCTGGAATTAAATCTGGCACTTGATGAGAGCATATAA
- the kdpF gene encoding K(+)-transporting ATPase subunit F has protein sequence MMDLYLAGILAVLLLIYLIYALVRPEEF, from the coding sequence ATGATGGATTTATATCTGGCAGGGATATTGGCGGTTTTATTGTTGATATATTTAATTTATGCCTTGGTAAGGCCGGAGGAATTTTAA
- the kdpB gene encoding potassium-transporting ATPase subunit KdpB has product MNRETGFRRDMLGEAVRDAFRKLNPRTQIKNPVMFVVFVGAILTSILLLRDCLQGITGSVFFSLQINLWLWFTVLFANFAEAVAEGRGKAQARALRETRTQTKAKKLAGASEIVLVDATQLKKDDLILIEAGDIIPSDGEVVEGMASVDESAVTGESAPVIREAGGDKSSVTGGTRVLSDWIRVKITANAGETFLDRMISLVEGAKRQKTPNEIALTILLVGLTIVFLIAVATLEPFAIYTGTTISVPVLLALLVCLIPTTIGGLLSSIGIAGMDRLLKRNVLAMSGRAVEAAGDVNVLLLDKTGTITLGNRMATDFFPAPGIGEAELADAAQLSSLADETPEGRSIVILAKQKYNLRERDLAALGAEFVPFTAQTRMSGINQQGQEIRKGSMDAIQNYVRQQGGIFPSEVNRTCAEIAKNGGTPLVVAAQDKVLGVIKLKDIVKGGIKERFRELRQMGIKTVMITGDNPLTAAAIAAEAGVDDFLAEATPEAKLAMIRQYQEQGLLVAMTGDGTNDAPALAQADVGVAMNSGTQAAKEAGNMVDLDSNPTKLIEVVEIGKQLLMTRGSLTTFSIANDIAKYFAIIPAMFMGTYPALGLFNIMQLATPESAILSAVIFNALIIVALIPLALRGVAYRPVGADVVLRNNLLVYGLGGLIIPFIGIKLIDWLLVILHLV; this is encoded by the coding sequence ATGAATAGAGAAACCGGTTTTCGCCGGGATATGCTGGGGGAAGCGGTACGCGATGCGTTCCGAAAACTGAATCCCCGGACACAAATAAAAAATCCCGTCATGTTTGTTGTATTTGTTGGCGCCATACTCACCAGTATATTGCTACTGCGCGACTGCCTGCAGGGGATAACCGGGAGTGTATTCTTTTCTTTGCAGATTAACCTTTGGCTCTGGTTTACCGTCTTGTTCGCCAATTTTGCGGAAGCTGTGGCGGAAGGCCGGGGCAAGGCGCAGGCACGGGCGCTGCGGGAAACCCGTACGCAGACCAAGGCCAAGAAGCTGGCTGGCGCCAGTGAGATCGTGCTGGTTGACGCTACTCAGTTAAAGAAGGATGATTTGATTCTCATAGAAGCCGGTGACATCATTCCCAGTGACGGGGAAGTGGTGGAAGGCATGGCTTCGGTCGATGAGAGCGCGGTCACCGGCGAATCGGCTCCGGTCATCCGCGAAGCGGGCGGCGATAAATCTTCGGTTACCGGCGGCACCCGCGTGTTGTCCGACTGGATTAGGGTAAAAATCACCGCCAATGCGGGAGAAACCTTTCTGGACCGGATGATTTCTTTGGTAGAAGGGGCCAAACGGCAAAAAACACCCAATGAAATTGCCCTGACCATTCTGTTGGTGGGCTTGACCATTGTGTTTTTAATTGCCGTCGCCACGCTGGAACCCTTTGCGATTTATACGGGAACCACCATCTCTGTGCCGGTGCTGCTGGCGCTGCTTGTTTGCCTGATTCCGACGACCATTGGCGGTTTGCTTTCTTCCATTGGTATTGCCGGCATGGACCGGTTATTGAAACGGAACGTACTGGCTATGTCCGGCCGTGCCGTAGAGGCCGCCGGCGATGTGAACGTCCTGCTGCTGGATAAGACCGGCACCATTACGCTGGGCAACCGGATGGCAACCGATTTCTTTCCGGCACCGGGCATCGGGGAAGCCGAGCTGGCTGACGCCGCCCAGTTGTCATCGCTGGCCGATGAAACGCCGGAAGGGCGGAGTATCGTCATTCTGGCCAAACAAAAATACAATTTGCGGGAACGGGACTTGGCAGCACTGGGCGCGGAGTTTGTTCCCTTTACGGCACAAACCCGGATGAGCGGAATCAATCAGCAGGGGCAGGAAATCAGGAAAGGCTCAATGGATGCCATTCAAAATTATGTCCGTCAGCAAGGCGGGATTTTTCCCTCTGAGGTGAACCGGACCTGCGCGGAGATTGCCAAAAACGGCGGTACCCCGCTGGTGGTGGCCGCCCAAGACAAGGTATTGGGGGTCATTAAGCTGAAGGACATTGTCAAAGGCGGTATTAAGGAACGGTTCCGCGAGCTGCGGCAGATGGGGATAAAAACCGTCATGATTACCGGTGACAACCCGTTGACGGCCGCGGCGATTGCCGCCGAAGCCGGTGTGGACGATTTTCTGGCGGAAGCTACGCCGGAAGCGAAGCTGGCCATGATCCGTCAGTATCAGGAACAAGGCTTGCTGGTAGCCATGACGGGTGACGGGACCAACGATGCGCCCGCCCTGGCTCAGGCCGATGTGGGGGTGGCCATGAACAGCGGAACCCAGGCAGCCAAGGAAGCCGGCAATATGGTTGACCTGGACAGCAATCCCACCAAGCTTATTGAGGTTGTGGAAATCGGTAAACAGCTCTTGATGACCAGAGGCTCTTTGACCACGTTCAGTATCGCCAATGACATTGCCAAGTATTTTGCCATCATTCCGGCCATGTTTATGGGAACCTATCCGGCTCTTGGTTTGTTTAATATCATGCAACTGGCTACCCCGGAAAGCGCCATTTTAAGTGCGGTCATCTTTAACGCCCTGATCATTGTGGCATTGATTCCGCTGGCGCTGCGCGGCGTTGCCTACCGGCCGGTGGGCGCCGATGTGGTGCTGCGGAACAATCTGCTGGTCTATGGACTGGGCGGACTGATTATTCCCTTTATCGGGATTAAGCTGATTGACTGGCTGCTGGTTATTTTACACTTGGTATAA
- the kdpA gene encoding potassium-transporting ATPase subunit KdpA — translation MTHDMIVFLLFVALLLGLAWPLGAYMDRVFSGEKTPLDRLFRPLERAVYRLGGIDETKETDWKTYSLQLVVFNIAGAIAVYVLQAVQQYLPFNPEQLANVEPWHLALNTAVSFMTNTNWQAYGGESTMSYFTQMLALTVQNFLSAATGLAVAVALIRGLVRKSTNRIGNYWVDMTRSVIWVLLPLSILFSIILVGQGVLQNLSPYVTVQTLEGAKQTLAMGPVASQEAIKMLGTNGGGFFNANSAHPFENPTALTNFLQMLSIFLIPAATVLLFGRMSGNQRQGYAILSAMLLLFTLMFAGTYISERYGNPLVQELGVSGFSSLEGKEVRFGIGGSSLFATVTTAASCGAVNAMHDSLTPLGGLFPMLQMMLGEVVFGGVGAGFYGIMLYVFITVFIVGLMVGRTPEYIGKKIEAREMKMASLAILIPSAVILLGAAAAVVTEAGQAGILNNGPHGLSEVLYAFASGAANNGSAFAGLTVNTVFYDLLLAVAMLIGRFGVILPVLAIAGSMAQKKTSPVGPGTFTTTGGLFVVLVSGVVLIVGALTFLPSLALGPVLEQLLLYGGVAF, via the coding sequence ATGACACATGATATGATTGTATTTCTATTGTTTGTGGCTCTACTGCTTGGCCTGGCCTGGCCCTTGGGGGCCTATATGGACCGGGTTTTTTCCGGGGAAAAAACGCCGCTTGACCGGCTGTTCCGTCCCCTGGAGAGAGCTGTATACCGGCTTGGCGGAATTGATGAAACCAAAGAAACAGACTGGAAAACCTATAGCCTGCAATTGGTGGTCTTTAATATAGCGGGAGCGATAGCTGTGTATGTCCTGCAGGCGGTGCAGCAATATTTACCCTTTAATCCCGAGCAGTTAGCCAATGTAGAACCCTGGCACCTTGCCCTGAATACGGCTGTCAGCTTCATGACCAATACCAACTGGCAAGCCTATGGCGGCGAGTCGACCATGAGCTATTTTACGCAGATGCTGGCGCTTACGGTGCAGAATTTCTTGTCGGCTGCTACGGGGCTGGCTGTAGCTGTTGCCTTAATCCGGGGACTGGTACGTAAGTCAACCAACCGGATCGGCAATTACTGGGTGGATATGACTCGCAGCGTGATTTGGGTCCTGCTTCCCTTATCCATCCTTTTCTCGATCATTCTGGTCGGGCAGGGGGTTTTGCAGAATCTTTCCCCCTATGTGACTGTCCAGACGCTGGAAGGGGCCAAACAGACGCTGGCCATGGGACCGGTGGCCTCACAGGAAGCCATTAAAATGCTTGGTACCAACGGCGGTGGTTTTTTCAACGCCAATTCGGCTCATCCCTTTGAAAACCCGACAGCTTTGACCAATTTCCTGCAGATGCTCAGTATCTTTTTAATACCGGCAGCTACGGTCCTCCTGTTTGGCCGGATGAGCGGGAACCAACGGCAGGGCTATGCCATTTTAAGTGCCATGCTGTTATTGTTTACTTTGATGTTTGCCGGTACTTATATCAGTGAGCGATACGGCAATCCGCTGGTGCAGGAGCTTGGTGTCAGTGGTTTCTCTTCGCTGGAAGGGAAAGAAGTACGGTTTGGCATCGGGGGATCTTCCCTGTTTGCCACTGTGACCACGGCGGCATCCTGCGGCGCGGTTAATGCCATGCACGACAGCTTAACCCCGCTGGGCGGATTATTCCCTATGCTGCAGATGATGCTGGGCGAAGTGGTGTTTGGTGGTGTGGGGGCCGGCTTTTACGGCATCATGCTGTATGTATTCATTACCGTCTTCATTGTCGGTCTGATGGTGGGCCGGACTCCTGAATATATCGGGAAAAAGATTGAAGCCCGCGAAATGAAAATGGCCAGCTTAGCTATCCTGATTCCTTCGGCCGTCATTTTGCTGGGGGCTGCCGCCGCCGTGGTAACCGAGGCCGGCCAGGCCGGTATATTAAATAACGGACCCCATGGGCTGAGTGAAGTGCTGTATGCTTTTGCTTCCGGTGCCGCCAATAACGGCAGTGCCTTCGCCGGGCTTACGGTAAATACCGTTTTTTATGACCTGCTATTAGCCGTTGCCATGCTGATCGGGCGGTTTGGCGTGATCCTGCCGGTACTGGCTATTGCCGGCAGCATGGCCCAGAAGAAAACGTCGCCGGTGGGACCGGGGACGTTCACGACGACAGGCGGCTTGTTTGTCGTACTGGTAAGCGGTGTGGTTTTAATTGTCGGGGCACTGACCTTTTTGCCGTCGCTGGCTTTAGGACCGGTGCTTGAACAGCTATTGCTTTATGGCGGCGTTGCATTCTAG